The Osmerus eperlanus chromosome 12, fOsmEpe2.1, whole genome shotgun sequence genome has a segment encoding these proteins:
- the ep300a gene encoding histone acetyltransferase p300 isoform X2 has protein sequence MAENVLDSGPPSAKRPKLSSPALSVSASDGNDFGSLFDLEHDLPDELINSSDLGLVNGGDLSQLHTSLAGGGGLGPGGGGGLGLGLGPGGGQDAVAKHKQLSELLRSGAPPTSSQQGQQAAMGSPGGGSALGHLGNMKASPQGMGQQQQQQQQQQHLSPQQQATMMQQVGGPGMVGGMNRAMMGGQKGNNGQPQQQGMMGGQVMNGSPRMGFGNQGIGGNGNMLADSLQQQQGPGGQASLRVQQPGALNKMNMMGTPGGPYGGPYGPGGPGGQGMGGAGLGPQLQNKASMPNSMAQFSMDKKNQPMQGMAAMASQQQSPAGVGGPGGAPGGGAPGMIPNAQGGLVGPSVSAAAAAAAAAAGAPPTADPEKRKLIQQQLVLLLHAHKCQRREQANGEVRQCNLPHCRTMKNVLNHMTHCQAGKSCQVAHCASSRQIISHWKNCTRHDCPVCLPLKNAGDKRNQQSLLGTAGVGLGSSLGGSVPGGQPSAPNLNPPSQIDPSSIERAYAALGLTYQGTQVQPQVGQASMPGAQGGLQGQPGMRPLNAMGGNPMGVNGAVGVPSQNQQNLLQDTMLHLNMNSQGLMNDSGSMPTATPPSSAGMRKSWHEDITQDLRNHLVHKLVQAIFPTPDPAALKDRRMENLVAYARKVEGDMYESANSRAEYYHLLAEKIYKIQKELEEKRRTRLQKQDGPLPDPSLVRPTGPGPMVNRMQNPAGMNQFNQMGMQPLGQRATPPLPLGPPGNQMGMGGPRMGQPNVTQLQNQYMSQGQFPGAGPSLGTGQPGMAQPGTQGGMVQAQIGTPPSLPVSSPLAQPGSVGGPSGVPSVGPHGPQSVGGGPPSIPPQQPNSHAHLAAMRQSSPSPARSRTPTPHQTPPRLAGSQTPQPHTPNPPQLAPPPAPQAQQLSQGPGSNKPMQQQSGAGSTTPSHPGMASTPHAAQLPRTPLSQKGSFQADSQALTPASVSSVDTASQQAKAEAPATLEPKMEVKQQEDEEDEEDEDGEGGGCSKGGKLSNIKAEDKPIKSELKSEECSGDGGKGNAMDTSSSTTSLSGVKTEDRKPEIKKEPKEEEEGSESGAQSGAQIKKKIFKPEEMRQALMPTLESLYRQDPESLPFRQPVDPHLLGIPDYFDIVKTPMDLSSIKRKLDTGQYQEPWQYVDDIWLMFNNAWLYNRKTSRVYKYCSKLAEVFEQEIDPVMQGMGYCCGRKLEFSPQTLCCYGKQLCTIPRDAAYFSYQNSSPKFGLLANRYHFCEKCFNEIQGETVSLGDDPSQPQTSINKEQFEKKKNDTLDPELLVDCLDCGRKMHQICVLHHDTIWPQGFVCDGCLKKSNKTRRENKYASKRLPQTKLGYYLETRVNDYLKRQNHPESGEITIRVVHVSDKVVEVKPGMKSRFVDSGEMCESFPYRTKALFAFEDIDGADVCFFGMHVQEYGSDCPSPNQRRVYISYLDSVHFFQPRSLRTGVYHEILIGYLEYVKRLGYTTGHIWACPPSEGDDYIFHCHPMDQKIPKPKRLQEWYKKMLDKAVAERIVHDYKDIFKQATEDRLTSANELPYFEGDFWPNVLEESIKELEQEEEERKREENSTSNESIDATKGDSKNAKKKNNKKTSKNKSSLSRANKKKPGMPNVSNDLSQKLYATMEKHKEVFFVIRLIGGHMANALPPITDPDPMMACDLMDGRDAFLTLARDKHLEFSSLRRSKWSSMCMLVELHNQSQDRFVYTCNECKHHVETRFHCTVCEDYDLCGTCYNTKGHEHKMEKLGLGLDDESNSQSASSMQSPGDSRRLSIQRCIQSLVHACQCRNANCSLPSCQKMKRVVQHTKSCKRKTNGGCPICKQLIALCCYHAKHCQENKCPVPFCLNIKHKLRQQQLQHRLQQAQMLRRRMASMQRVGQPPPGPGGNGGLPSPGNNGATGPSTPTSGGTQPPTPQTPTQGNMPPLPQQGMGVGGGPGQQKQQQQQLQQQGGGMPPQHHLHHQFQQMQGGGSGVMGSPQQQMVPQLQQQQQQQQVQSVQQLQHPGGHPGPLPPYTPRPPGASPLHQSLGKPGMGPATPPQQQPAPGQGSMPGQPGQQPGPPLAAVETALKIQRLAERQMAQAQAQAQAQALQRQAQSGGMMPPHHQNPQAPMGMPHPGPGMLGAQGLAGRAMLEPQQSMGLGGAGAMQQPGGPQSQLPPQVQQQLQQQAGGGQQPWPPQQRQGMMGQMGHMTQQQQQQVAQQQLQQQQQQQQQQQQQLQLQQQLPQQPGQPQQQQAGRGGLMGLIGGPGGVAGAAAAMAGAAGAGNLPQAALQDLLRTLRSPTSPLQQQQVLNILRSNPLLMAAFIKQRAARYQGGPGGPGGPVPPGGGGGGPGGVRFQGSGGGLPGLGGGGPGGNQVGMDGQQMQVNPGGGQPGMNMAQGGVAAAGGGMPTMAQLQQLQQQQQQQQQQQQQQQQQQRPLLPGSQQQQQLAALQQQQQQQQQQQQQQQQQGGMQGQQSNPMSNMNPQFRELLMRRHLQQQQQQQQQQQQQQQQQQQQQQQQQQQQQQQQQQQQQQQQQQQQQMGNHGQFQQQQVQQQQVQQGFLQAGQGQQGMAPQQPGHPQPGGGPGGGPQQGGPGGGPGQGQQGYSHQQVAAVIQQRLQQHLQMQQQQQQQQQQQQQQQQQQQNAMAGMQGPDGGPGVGGGGVPGQHPQGGQGVQGQPTQQGSGPPQPQAMLQQALHQRLLQQQQQHLGGGSPAQHSSPMSPQQPMAQSPHLQGQGLGPGSLSNQVRSPQPSPRPQSQPPHSSPSPRMQPQPSPHRISPQTQTGSPHPGHHGQHHPGMVVSQQQQLSQQQGNSVDPSQFGSDQNALMSQLSGMGGLHGQNQGDMMGGNNQDMNTNINHSLDIM, from the exons ATTTTGGCTCCCTTTTTGACTTGGAGCATGACCTCCCAGATGAGCTCATCAACTCCTCTGACCTGGGCCTGGTCAATGGAGGGGACCTGAGTCAGCTCCATACCAGcctggctggaggggggggtctggggcctggaggaggaggaggactgggcctgggtctgggtccaggaggagggcaggatgcTGTGGCCAAGCACAAGCAGCTGTCTGAGCTTCTGCGCTCGGGGGCACCACCCACCTCCAGCCAGCAGGGGCAGCAGGCGGCCATGGGCAGCCCAGGAGGAGGCTCTGCTCTGGGCCACTTGGGGAACATGAAGGCCTCTCCTCAGGGCAtgggccagcagcagcagcagcagcagcagcaacagcacctCTCACCTCAACAGCAGGCTACCATGATGCAGCAAGTAGGAGGGCCTGGGATGGTTGGCGGGATGAACAGGGCCATGATGGGAGGCCAGAAGGGCAACAATGGACAGCCACAGCAGCAAGGGATGATGGGAGGGCAGGTGATGAACGGCTCTCCGAGGATGGGCTTTGGGAACCAGGGGATTGGGGGCAACGGTAACATGCTGGCTGACTCCCTCCAACAGCAGCAGGGGCCTGGGGGACAGGCCAGTCTCAGGGTACAGCAGCCTGGAGCACTGAACAAG atGAATATGATGGGGACTCCAGGGGGCCCCTATGGAGGTCCGTACGGTCCCGGAGGTCCAGGGGGCCAGGGAATGggtggggcagggctgggcccTCAGCTCCAGAATAAGGCCTCCATGCCCAACAGTATGGCCCAGTTCAGCATGGACAAAAAGAACCAGCCCATGCAGGGCATGGCTGCCATG gcttcCCAGCAGCAGTCTCCTGCTGGAGTGGGTGGGCCGGGCGGAGCCCCAGGAGGCGGAGCCCCAGGGATGATCCCCAACGCCCAGGGCGGCCTCGTGGGGCCTTCCGTGTCTGCAGCCGCCGCCGCAGCAGCCGCCGCCGCCGGGGCGCCCCCCACAGCCGACCCGGAGAAGCGCAAGCTGATCCAGCAGCAGCTGGTGCTGCTCCTCCACGCCCACAAGTGCCAGCGGCGGGAGCAGGCCAACGGGGAGGTGCGCCAGTGTAACCTGCCACACTGTCGCACCATGAAGAACGTCCTCAACCACATGACCCACTGCCAGGCCGGCAAGTCCTGCCAGG tggCTCACTGTGCCTCGTCCAGACAGATCATCTCCCACTGGAAGAACTGCACACGGCAcgactgtcctgtctgtctgccgctgAAGAACGCTGGAGACAAGAGGAACCAGcagt CCCTTCTCGGCACGGCGGGTGTGGGTCTGGGTAGTTCGTTGGGGGGGTCCGTACCAGGGGGCCAGCCCAGCGCCCCCAACCTCAACCCCCCAAGCCAGATAGATCCCAGCTCCATTGAGCGAGCCTACGCTGCCCTGGGCCTCACCTACCAGGGCACCCAGGTCCAGCCCCAGGTCGGGCAGGCCAGCATGCCAGGAGCGCAGGGGGGTCTGCAGGGACAGCCTGGCATGAGGCCCCTTAACGCCATGG GGGGTAATCCAATGGGAGTGAATGGTGCCGTGGGGGTCCCCTCTCAGAACCAGCAGAACCTGCTCCAGGACACCATGCTGCACCTCAACATGAACTCACAGGG GCTGATGAACGACTCTGGCTCCATGCCCACGGCGACCCCTCCATCCAGTGCTGGCATGAGGAAGTCCTGGCATGAGGACATCACTCAGGACCTCCGGAACCACCTGGTCCACAAACT tgtccagGCCATCTTCCCCACGCCGGACCCCGCCGCTCTGAAGGACAGGCGGATGGAGAACCTTGTGGCCTACGCTCGGAAAGTGGAGGGGGACATGTACGAGTCCGCCAACAGCAGG GCGGAGTACTACCACCTCCTGGCGGAGAAGATCTACAAGAtccagaaggagctggaggagaagaggaggacgcGGTTGCAGAAGCAGG ATGGACCTCTACCTGACCCCTCGCTGGTACGGCCCACTGGACCTGGCCCAATGGTCAACAGGATGCAGAatccagcag GGATGAACCAGTTTAACCAGATGGGGATGCAGCCTTTGGGCCAGAGAGCCACACCGCCCCTCCCTCTAGGACCTCCTGGCAACCAG ATGGGTATGGGTGGTCCAAGGATGGGTCAGCCGAATGTGACCCAGCTCCAGAACCAGTACATGTCCCAGGGCCAGTTCCCAggggctggacccagcctcgGCACAGGACAGCCTGGCATGGCACAGCCCGGCACACAGGGAGGCATGGTACAA GCTCAGATtggcactcctccctccctcccagtcagCAGTCCCTTAGCCCAGCCCGGCTCAGTGGGAGGCCCCAGTGGGGTTCCCTCAGTGGGGCCCCACGGTCCTCAGAGTGTGGGTGGAGGCCCCCCGTCCATCCCCCCCCAGCAGCCCAATTCCCATGCCCACCTGGCTGCCATGCGCCAGAGCTCGCCCTCGCCTGCTCGAAGCCGCACGCCCACCCCCCACCAGACGCCCCCCAGGCTAGCTGGCTCCCAGACgccccagccccacacccccaACCCACCACAGCTGGCCCCACCTCCGGCCCCCCAGGCCCAGCAGCTTAGCCAGGGCCCAGGCTCCAACAAGCCCATGCAACAGCAGTCCGGTGCTGGGTCAACCACTCCATCTCACCCAGGCATGGCCTCAACGCCTCACGCCGCCCAGCTCCCTCGCACTCCT CTGTCTCAGAAGGGCTCGTTCCAAGCGGACAGCCAGgccctcacccctgcctccgTCAGCAGCGTCGACACCGCCTCCCAGCAGGCCAAGGCCGAAGCCCCCGCCACCCTGGAGCCCAAGATGGAGGTCAAGCagcaggaggatgaggaggacgaggaggatgaagatggggaggggggcggatGCTCCAAGGGAGGCAAGCTGTCCAACATCAAGGCTGAGGACAAGCCCATCAAGTCCGAGCTCAAGAGCGAGGAGTGTTCCGGCGACGGCGGGAAGGGCAACGCCATGGATACGTCATCGTCCACCACCTCGTTGTCGGGGGTGAAGACGGAAGACAGGAAGCCGGAGATAAAGAAGGAGcccaaggaggaagaggaagggtccGAGTCTGGAGCGCAGTCTGGTGCCCAGATCAAAAAGAAGA tcTTTAAGCCGGAGGAGATGCGCCAGGCTCTCATGCCCACCCTAGAGTCTCTGTATCGCCAGGATCCAGAGTCTCTGCCCTTCAGACAGCCTGTGGACCCCCATCTCCTGGGCATCCCA GACTACTTTGACATTGTGAAGACCCCCATGGACCTGTCCAGCATCAAGAGGAAGCTGGACACGGGCCAGTACCAGGAGCCCTGGCAGTACGTGGACGACATCTGGCTCATGTTCAACAACGCCTGGCTGTACAACCGCAAGACGTCGCGCGTCTACAAGTACTGCTCCAAGCTGGCCGAGGTGTTCGAGCAGGAGATCGACCCTGTCATGCAGGGCATGGGCTACTGTTGCGGACGGAAg TTGGAGTTCTCCCCCCAGACTCTGTGCTGCTATGGCAAGCAGCTGTGCACTATACCCCGAGATGCTGCCTACTTCAGCTACCAGAACAG TTCACCAAAGTTTGGGCTTCTTGCTAACAGGTACCACTTCTGTGAGAAGTGTTTCAACGAGATCCAAGGGGAGACGGTTTCCCTGGGAGATGACCCCTCCCAGCCGCAGAC ATCGATTAACAAAGAGCAGtttgagaagaagaagaacgacACACTGGACCCTGAGCT GCTTGTGGACTGTTTGGATTGTGGACGTAAAATGCACCAGATATGTGTCCTGCACCACGACACTATCTGGCCTCAAGG GTTTGTCTGCGACGGCTGCTTAAAGAAGAGCAacaagacgaggagagagaacaagtaCGCTTCCAAAC GGTTACCCCAGACCAAGCTGGGCTACTACCTGGAGACCCGGGTCAACGACTACCTGAAGCGGCAGAACCACCCAGAGTCTGGGGAGATCACCATCAGGGTGGTGCACGTCTCCGACAAGGTTGTGGAGGTCAAACCGGGCATGAAATCCAG gtttgtGGACAGCGGGGAGATGTGCGAGTCGTTCCCCTACAGGACCAAAGCCCTGTTTGCCTTCGAGGACATCGACGGAGCAGACGTGTGTTTCTTCGGCATGCACGTCCAGGAGTACGGCTCGGACTGCCCCTCGCCCAATCAGAG ACGAGTGTACATATCCTACCTGGACAGTGTGCACTTCTTCCAGCCCcggtccctgaggacaggggtcTACCATGAGATCCTCATAGGCTACCTGGAGTATGTCAAgaggctggg GTACACCACGGGCCACATCTGGGCATGTCCACCCAGTGAGGGTGACGACTACATCTTCCACTGCCACCCCATGGACCAGAAGATCCCCAAGCCCAAGCGACTGCAGGAGTGGTACAAGAAGATGCTGGACAAGGCTGTAGCTGAGCGCATCGTCCATGACTACAAG GACATCTTCAAGCAGGCTACTGAGGACCGCCTCACCAGCGCTAACGAGCTGCCGTACTTCGAGGGCGACTTCTGGCCCAACGTGCTGGAGGAGAGCATCaaggagctggagcaggaggaggaggagcgcaagagggaggagaacagcACGTCCAATGAGAGCATCGAT gcTACTAAAGGTGACAGTAAGAATGCCAAGAAGAAGAATAACAAAAAGACCAGTAAGAACAAGAGCAGTCTGAGCCGAGCCAATAAGAAGAAGCCCGGGATGCCCAACGTGTCCAACGACCTCTCCCAGAAGCTCTACGCCACCATGGAGAAACACAAGGAG gtgttCTTTGTGATTCGGCTGATAGGCGGCCACATGGCCAACGCTCTGCCCCCCATCACGGACCCGGACCCCATGATGGCGTGCGATCTGATGGACGGGCGCGACGCCTTCCTGACGCTGGCGCGGGACAAGCACCTGGAGTTCTCGTCGCTCCGCCGCTCCAAGTGGAGCTCCATGTGCATGCTGGTGGAGCTGCACAACCAGAGCCAGGACCGCTTCGTCTACACCTGCAACGAGTGCAAGCACCACGTGGAGACGCGCTTCCACTGCACCGTCtgcgag gACTATGATCTGTGCGGCACCTGCTACAACACCAAGGGCCACGAGCACAAGATGGAGaagctgggcctgggcctggacgACGAGAGCAACAGCCAGTCGGCCTCTTCTATGCAGAGCCCCGGGGACTCGCGCCGCCTCAGCATCCAGCGCTGCATCCAGTCCCTCGTCCACGCCTGCCAGTGCCGCAACGCCAACTGCTCGCTGCCGTCCTGCCAGAAGATGAAGCGCGTGGTGCAGCACACCAAGAGCTGCAAGCGCAAGACCAACGGCGGCTGCCCCATCTGCAAACAGCTGATCGCCCTGTGCTGTTACCACGCCAAGCACTGCCAGGAGAACAAGTGCCCTGTGCCCTTCTGCCTCAACATCAAGCACAAGCTgaggcagcagcagctgcagcaccgcctccagcaggcccagatgctgaggaggaggatggccaGCATGCAGAGGGTAGGCCAGCCCCCCCCAGGACCCGGGGGGAACGGGGGACTACCGTCCCCGGGCAACAACGGAGCAACCGGTCCCAGTACCCCCACCTCAGGTGGCACGCAGCCCCCAACCCCTCAGACCCCCACCCAGGGAAacatgccccccctgccccagcagGGGATGGGGGTAGGTGGGGGTCCGGGGCAGcagaaacaacagcagcagcagctccagcagcagggaGGTGGAATGCCCCCTCAGCACCACCTTCACCATCAGTTCCAGCAGATGCAAGGTGGAGGGAGTGGGGTGATGGGGTCTCCTCAGCAACAGATGGTgccccagctccagcagcagcaacaacagcagcaggttCAGTCagtccagcagctccagcaccCGGGGGGGCATcctggccccctgcccccataCACTCCCAGACCTCCGGGGGCCTCCCCACTCCACCAGTCCCTGGGTAAGCCAGGCATGGGTCCAGCCACCCCACCTCAGCAGCAGCCTGCCCCAGGACAGGGCTCCATGCCGGGGCAGCCCGGGCAGCAGCCTGGGCCCCCGTTGGCAGCGGTAGAGACAGCCCTGAAGATCCAGCGTCTGGCCGAGCGTCAGATGGCTCAGGCCCAGGCTCAGGCCCAGGCTCAGGCCCTCCAGAGGCAGGCGCAAAGTGGAGGCATGATGCCTCCCCACCACCAGAACCCCCAAGCCCCGATGGGCATGCCCCACCCGGGGCCAGGGATGTTGGGGGCGCAGGGGCTAGCTGGCAGGGCCATGCTGGAACCCCAGCAGAGCATGGGGCTAGGTGGAGCAGGAGCCATGCAGCAGCCAGGTGGCCCACAGAGCCAGCTCCCCCCACAGGTCCAACAGCAGCTTCAAcagcaggcagggggagggcagcAGCCATGGCCCCCTCAACAGAGGCAAGGCATGATGGGACAGATGGGTCACATGacgcaacagcagcagcagcaggttgcCCAGCAACAgctacaacagcagcagcagcagcagcagcaacaacaacaacaactccaACTCCAGCAGCAACTACCCCAGCAGCCTGGGCAGCCCCAGCAGCAACAGGCGGGCAGAGGGGGGCTGATGGGGTTGATAGGCGGTCctgggggggtggcaggggcaGCGGCGGCCATGGCTGGGGCTGCGGGTGCGGGGAACCTTCCCCAAGCTGCCCTGCAGGACCTCCTCCGGACCCTGCGCTCTCCCACCTCACCACTACAACAGCAGCAGGTCCTTAACATCCTGCGCTCCAATCCCCTCCTCATGGCAGCCTTCATCAAGCAGCGTGCCGCTCGTTACCAGGGAGGTCCGGGTGGACCAGGGGGGCCAGTTCctcctggaggtggaggaggtggtccaGGCGGGGTGAGGTTCCAGGGGTCTGGGGGAGGCCTGCCTGggctaggaggaggagggccagggGGTAACCAGGTTGGGATGGATGGGCAGCAGATGCAAGTGAACCCAGGAGGAGGACAACCAGGGATGAACATGGCCCAGGGAGGAGTTGCAGCTGCAGGAGGTGGAATGCCTACCATGGCCCAGCTACAACAgttacaacaacagcagcagcagcagcaacaacaacaacaacaacagcagcaacagcagcgccCTTTACTGCCTGGGagtcagcaacaacaacagttgGCAgcattacaacaacaacagcagcagcagcaacaacagcagcagcagcagcaacaacaaggAGGTATGCAAGGCCAGCAAAGCAATCCCATGTCCAACATGAACCCCCAATTCAGAGAGCTGCTGATGAGACGtcacctgcagcagcagcagcaacagcagcagcagcagcagcaacagcagcaacagcagcagcagcagcagcagcagcagcagcagcagcaacagcagcagcaacagcagcagcaacagcagcagcaacagcagcagcagcagatgggGAACCATGGTCAgttccagcagcagcaggtccagcagcagcaggtccaGCAGGGCTTTCTACAGGCAGGACAGGGACAGCAAGGGATGGCCCCTCAGCAGCCTGGACATCctcagcctggaggaggaccgGGGGGAGGACCCCAGCAGGGAGGGCCAGGTGGAGGACCCGGGCAAGGCCAGCAGGGGTACTCGCACCAGCAGGTGGCAGCAGTCATCCAGCAGAGGCTTCAACAACACCTGCAGatgcaacagcaacaacaacaacaacagcagcagcaacaacaacaacaacagcagcagcagaatgCCATGGCTGGGATGCAGGGGCCGGATGGAGGGCCTGGggtaggaggtggaggggtacCTGGTCAGCACCcccagggagggcagggtgtCCAGGGCCAGCCCACCCAGCAAGGCAGTGGTCCCCCTCAGCCCCAGGCCATGCTCCAGCAAGCCCTGCACCAGAGGCTtctccagcagcagcaacagcacctGGGTGGGGGCTCCCCCGCCCAGCACAGCAGCCCCATGAGCCCGCAGCAGCCCATGGCACAGTCCCCTCATCTCCAGGGGCAGGGTCTGGGTCCAGGCTCCCTAAGCAACCAGGTCCgctcccctcagccctccccaagaccccagtcccagcccccccacTCGAGCCCTTCCCCACGCATGCAGCCCCAGCCTTCTCCACACCGCATCTCTCCACAGACCCAGACAGGTTCACCCCACCCCGGGCACCATGGCCAGCATCATCCGGGCATGGTGGtctcacaacaacaacagttatCCCAGCAGCAGGGTAATTCTGTGGACCCCAGCCAGTTTGGGTCAGACCAGAATGCCCTCATGTCCCAGTTGAGTGGGATGGGAGGGTTGCATGGTCAGAACCAGGGGGACATGATGGGAGGGAACAACCAGGACATGAACACGAACATAAACCACAGTCTAGACATCATGTAG